Proteins encoded together in one Terriglobus sp. TAA 43 window:
- a CDS encoding helix-turn-helix transcriptional regulator, translating into MVFFVPNANANLVFRALSDPTRRAIFEELTREGEQTVHALTRFAGVSQPAVSKHLTVLKQAKLVRHRRDGRETHYRSRPEALEPIADWLRHYSTFWRERFDKLEEVLERMEP; encoded by the coding sequence ATGGTTTTCTTCGTGCCAAACGCTAATGCCAATCTCGTGTTTCGCGCTCTTTCTGACCCCACTCGAAGAGCAATCTTCGAAGAGCTGACTCGGGAAGGGGAGCAGACAGTGCATGCGCTCACTCGCTTTGCGGGTGTTTCGCAGCCTGCTGTTTCGAAACATCTGACGGTCCTCAAACAGGCAAAGCTGGTGCGGCATCGACGAGATGGGCGCGAGACACACTATCGCTCACGCCCGGAAGCGTTGGAGCCGATTGCCGATTGGCTACGGCACTACAGCACCTTCTGGCGTGAACGCTTCGACAAGCTTGAAGAAGTTTTGGAAAGGATGGAACCATGA
- a CDS encoding SRPBCC domain-containing protein, with translation MSNSTETYRSVVIERSFAHPPEKLWRALTESALLAQWLMKNDFSPEVGKSFQFRAEPVANWNGVIDCEVLAIEPQRKLSYTWGSMGLGSVVLFTLTPEEGGTHLRMEQSGFREDQEAAFRGAQYGWQKFMGQLEQVLAGSAA, from the coding sequence ATGAGCAACTCCACAGAAACATACCGTAGTGTTGTGATTGAGAGGAGCTTCGCGCATCCTCCTGAAAAACTGTGGCGAGCGCTGACGGAATCTGCGCTGTTGGCACAGTGGCTTATGAAGAATGACTTCAGTCCTGAAGTCGGCAAGTCGTTTCAGTTTCGCGCTGAACCTGTGGCGAATTGGAATGGCGTGATTGACTGCGAAGTGTTGGCGATTGAGCCTCAGCGGAAGCTTTCGTACACATGGGGTTCCATGGGGCTGGGGAGTGTGGTGCTCTTTACGTTGACACCGGAAGAGGGTGGTACGCATCTTCGGATGGAGCAGTCTGGTTTCCGCGAAGATCAGGAAGCTGCGTTCCGTGGCGCACAGTACGGATGGCAGAAGTTTATGGGCCAGTTGGAGCAGGTACTGGCTGGGAGCGCTGCGTAA
- a CDS encoding DoxX family protein, protein MASKRCAVGFWITTALFAIHMTFTAYAQLKLPQVAAAFTHLGFPSYFRVELSWAKFAGVIALLVPVIPSWIKEWAYAGFAITVVSAVIAHLAVGDGPAAWGWAVGAGVLLGMSYTFWSCSQKV, encoded by the coding sequence ATGGCGTCGAAGCGATGTGCCGTGGGTTTTTGGATCACCACGGCACTTTTCGCCATCCACATGACCTTCACCGCGTATGCGCAGTTGAAGCTACCGCAAGTGGCTGCGGCATTTACGCATCTCGGATTTCCTAGCTACTTCCGTGTTGAGCTTTCATGGGCCAAGTTTGCGGGAGTGATTGCGTTGCTTGTGCCTGTAATTCCATCGTGGATCAAGGAGTGGGCCTATGCAGGCTTTGCTATTACGGTTGTTTCCGCTGTGATTGCGCATCTTGCTGTGGGCGACGGACCAGCGGCTTGGGGCTGGGCAGTGGGTGCGGGTGTTTTGCTGGGAATGTCTTACACCTTCTGGAGTTGCAGTCAAAAGGTTTAG
- a CDS encoding pyridoxal phosphate-dependent aminotransferase produces MKTISKSTKLAHVLYDIRGPIMERAKQIEDEGQQLIKLNIGNLAVFGFNAPEEVQQDMIRNLPNSAGYSDSKGIFAARKAVMHYTQTQGIQGVTLEDVYLGNGASDLIAMAVNALLNDGDELLVPAPDYPLWTAVTSLSGGKPVHYLCDEANGWIPHLEDIRSKITPRTKGIVVINPNNPTGVLYPDHILRGIVAIAREHGLVILADEVYDKVLYDGVTHTAIASLSTDVLTLTFNSLSKSYRACGYRAGWMVVSGDKRAASDYIEGLNMLANMKLCANVPGQWAIQTALGGYQSIHDLVGEGGRLRRQRDLAYELLTAIPGVTCVRPQAALYMFPRLDPELYPIKDDRQFLLQLLEATRVLLVQGTGFNWPHPDHFRIVFLPHEPDLREAIGRIAKFLEDYRRKHGKA; encoded by the coding sequence ATGAAAACGATAAGCAAATCCACCAAACTGGCACATGTTCTGTATGACATCCGCGGTCCCATCATGGAACGTGCCAAGCAGATTGAGGATGAAGGCCAGCAGTTAATCAAGTTAAACATCGGCAACCTGGCCGTGTTTGGCTTCAATGCGCCTGAAGAAGTCCAGCAGGACATGATTCGTAATCTGCCGAATTCGGCGGGTTATTCGGATAGCAAGGGCATCTTCGCCGCCCGCAAAGCCGTGATGCATTACACCCAGACGCAGGGTATTCAGGGTGTGACGCTGGAAGACGTCTACCTGGGCAACGGCGCCTCTGATCTGATTGCGATGGCTGTAAATGCGCTGCTGAACGATGGCGATGAATTGCTGGTTCCCGCACCGGATTATCCGCTGTGGACGGCAGTCACGAGTTTGTCTGGTGGCAAGCCCGTGCATTACCTGTGTGACGAAGCCAATGGTTGGATTCCCCATCTGGAGGACATTCGATCGAAGATCACGCCGCGCACCAAGGGAATTGTCGTTATCAATCCGAACAATCCGACGGGTGTGCTTTATCCCGATCACATTCTGCGCGGCATTGTTGCGATTGCTCGTGAGCATGGTCTGGTGATTCTGGCGGACGAAGTCTACGACAAAGTTTTGTATGACGGCGTGACGCACACGGCGATTGCGAGTCTGTCCACGGATGTACTCACGTTGACGTTCAACTCGCTTTCGAAGAGCTATCGTGCCTGCGGTTATCGTGCGGGATGGATGGTGGTTTCCGGCGATAAGCGTGCTGCCAGCGATTACATTGAAGGTCTGAACATGCTGGCCAACATGAAGCTGTGTGCGAATGTGCCGGGACAGTGGGCGATTCAAACAGCGCTGGGCGGCTACCAGAGCATTCATGACCTCGTGGGTGAGGGCGGACGTCTGCGCCGCCAGCGGGACCTGGCGTACGAACTGCTGACTGCGATTCCGGGCGTAACGTGTGTGCGGCCGCAGGCTGCTCTGTACATGTTTCCGCGGCTTGACCCGGAACTATATCCAATCAAGGACGATCGCCAGTTCCTGTTGCAGTTGCTGGAAGCAACACGCGTTCTGTTGGTGCAGGGTACCGGCTTTAACTGGCCGCATCCTGACCACTTCCGCATTGTGTTTCTTCCGCACGAACCGGATTTGCGCGAGGCGATTGGACGCATCGCGAAATTCCTGGAGGATTACCGCAGGAAACACGGCAAAGCATAA
- a CDS encoding methyltransferase, whose amino-acid sequence MSTPTAPVTPERIMQFAWGYAPTLAIEAALQHRVFDILDESPKTLDEIVMASGASERGLRAILNALVGLDFLRRDGDKYTLAPESEAFLVSTKPSFQGGMFKHTSKQLLPNWLQLNEIVRTGEPARSVNAEDDGSEFFKAFVHDIFPLSYPAAQVLAGHLALGSREGTVRVLDIAAGSGVWSIALTQSAPNVLATAFDWEGVLPATQAMVGRFGLLERYTFLPGDLNTTPFGDGYDVATLGHILHSEGAENSKALLKKTFEALKAGGTISIAEFLVNEERTGPPGSLIFAVNMLVNTKNGDTFSFEEIAAWLTAAGFVDVRTLDAPGPSPLVLATKP is encoded by the coding sequence ATGAGCACGCCCACAGCACCCGTTACTCCTGAACGCATCATGCAATTTGCTTGGGGATACGCTCCCACGCTTGCCATAGAAGCGGCTTTGCAACATCGCGTCTTCGACATCCTTGATGAATCGCCCAAGACGCTGGACGAGATCGTCATGGCTTCCGGCGCGTCGGAACGCGGCCTGCGCGCGATCTTGAATGCACTTGTGGGACTCGATTTTCTACGGCGCGATGGCGATAAGTACACGCTTGCGCCGGAGAGCGAGGCGTTTCTGGTAAGCACCAAGCCGAGCTTTCAGGGCGGGATGTTCAAGCACACCAGCAAGCAGTTACTGCCGAACTGGCTTCAGCTCAATGAGATCGTTCGGACGGGTGAACCTGCGCGCTCTGTGAACGCCGAAGATGATGGTTCTGAGTTCTTCAAGGCCTTTGTACATGACATCTTTCCGTTGAGCTATCCGGCGGCGCAGGTGCTTGCGGGTCATCTTGCGCTGGGTAGTCGCGAGGGCACGGTGCGCGTGCTCGACATTGCTGCTGGTTCTGGCGTGTGGAGCATCGCGCTAACGCAGAGCGCGCCCAACGTACTGGCAACTGCATTTGATTGGGAGGGCGTGCTGCCTGCCACGCAGGCCATGGTGGGGCGTTTTGGATTGCTGGAGCGCTATACGTTTTTGCCAGGCGACCTGAATACGACTCCCTTCGGCGATGGTTATGACGTAGCGACGCTGGGCCACATCCTGCACAGTGAAGGCGCGGAGAACAGCAAGGCGCTCCTGAAGAAAACGTTTGAAGCGTTGAAGGCGGGTGGCACCATCTCTATCGCCGAATTTCTGGTGAACGAGGAACGCACCGGACCTCCGGGCAGCTTGATCTTTGCTGTGAACATGCTGGTGAACACGAAGAACGGCGATACGTTCTCGTTCGAGGAGATCGCCGCGTGGCTTACGGCTGCTGGATTTGTTGACGTTCGCACACTGGATGCGCCGGGACCGTCGCCATTGGTATTAGCAACGAAGCCCTGA
- a CDS encoding NAD(P)-dependent oxidoreductase → MRVFVAGASGAIGEPLIAELLKQGHSVVGMTTSEKRAKVLENQGASSIVVNAFDAEAVATALKQSKAEAVIDELTSLPKDQTEMPQYAAGDTKLRIEGGGNLFRAAIAVGVRRYVQQSSGFFLKAAKGALADEDSPLDVNASPGIAGSARMYEALEHRLFQSDAIEGVSLRYGFFYGPKTWYYPGGSAADMVMRQVTPVIGDGQGVSSFVHIQDAAIATVAALTADAGVYNVVDDNPSPQSVWFPAFAKFLGAPPPPHMTEADARATAGEDAVYYATKLVGASNAKAKRVLGWQPRRLEWLQAG, encoded by the coding sequence ATGCGAGTATTCGTCGCAGGAGCGAGTGGAGCGATTGGCGAACCGCTGATCGCGGAGTTGCTGAAGCAGGGACACTCGGTAGTCGGCATGACCACAAGCGAGAAACGGGCGAAGGTTCTGGAAAACCAGGGCGCATCCAGCATCGTTGTGAATGCATTCGATGCGGAGGCTGTGGCAACCGCGCTAAAACAGTCGAAGGCAGAAGCGGTGATCGACGAATTGACGTCACTGCCCAAAGATCAGACAGAGATGCCCCAATATGCCGCAGGAGACACAAAGCTCAGGATTGAGGGCGGAGGCAATCTGTTCCGTGCAGCAATTGCCGTTGGCGTACGACGTTACGTTCAGCAATCAAGCGGCTTCTTCTTGAAAGCAGCAAAGGGGGCTCTTGCCGATGAGGACTCACCTCTCGATGTGAATGCAAGTCCGGGTATCGCCGGAAGCGCGCGGATGTACGAAGCCCTGGAACACCGGCTGTTCCAGTCAGACGCAATCGAAGGCGTGTCCCTCCGGTATGGCTTTTTTTACGGGCCGAAGACCTGGTATTACCCGGGAGGATCAGCCGCCGACATGGTGATGCGTCAGGTCACTCCGGTTATTGGCGACGGACAGGGTGTGTCTTCGTTCGTACATATTCAAGATGCCGCCATTGCGACCGTCGCAGCGCTGACAGCGGATGCAGGTGTCTATAACGTTGTGGACGACAACCCTTCGCCACAGAGTGTGTGGTTTCCTGCCTTCGCAAAGTTTCTGGGAGCCCCCCCGCCCCCACACATGACCGAGGCCGACGCAAGGGCGACCGCCGGCGAAGATGCGGTGTATTACGCAACCAAATTGGTCGGCGCCTCCAATGCCAAGGCAAAGCGCGTTCTCGGCTGGCAGCCACGACGGTTGGAGTGGCTGCAGGCTGGATAA
- the fabD gene encoding ACP S-malonyltransferase, with protein MSIAFLFPGQGSQSVGMGRDLVEKFPAAKAVFEEADDALGYSLSQLCFEGPEDQLKLTEYTQPAILTVSVAAARVLADHGVTATMAAGHSLGEYSAHVAAGTLTFADAVRTVRLRGQFMQEAVPPGKGGMSAILGLDAGRIGELCQQASDEHNCIVAPANMNAPEQTVISGEASAVTRAGELCKEAGAKRVVPLPVSAPFHCKMMEPAAERLAAELERVVILDPQIPVASNVDARMISRRADVRDCLIRQVTGAVRWVECIELLKTSGATTFIEVGPGKVLSGLMRQIDRAQKMLNVEDGDSLQKTLAALNG; from the coding sequence ATGAGCATCGCATTTCTCTTCCCTGGACAGGGTTCGCAAAGCGTCGGCATGGGCCGCGATCTGGTAGAAAAATTCCCCGCCGCAAAAGCCGTCTTTGAAGAAGCTGATGACGCCCTGGGCTATAGCTTGTCCCAGCTCTGCTTTGAAGGCCCCGAAGACCAGCTCAAGCTCACGGAATACACCCAACCCGCAATCCTGACCGTCTCCGTGGCCGCCGCGCGCGTCCTTGCCGACCACGGCGTCACCGCGACCATGGCTGCTGGCCATTCGCTGGGTGAATACAGCGCTCACGTCGCCGCAGGCACCCTCACCTTTGCTGATGCCGTCCGCACCGTCCGCCTGCGTGGCCAGTTCATGCAGGAAGCCGTGCCGCCGGGCAAGGGAGGCATGTCCGCCATCCTGGGGCTCGACGCCGGACGCATCGGCGAACTCTGCCAGCAGGCCAGCGACGAGCACAACTGCATCGTTGCTCCGGCAAACATGAACGCGCCCGAGCAGACCGTCATTTCCGGCGAAGCCTCCGCCGTCACCCGCGCAGGCGAGCTTTGCAAGGAAGCTGGAGCCAAGCGCGTAGTGCCGCTGCCCGTCTCCGCTCCCTTCCACTGCAAGATGATGGAACCCGCCGCCGAACGCCTCGCCGCAGAGCTGGAACGCGTCGTCATTCTCGATCCGCAGATTCCCGTCGCCAGCAACGTCGACGCCCGCATGATCAGCCGCCGTGCCGACGTCCGCGACTGCCTCATCCGCCAGGTGACCGGCGCAGTCCGCTGGGTGGAGTGCATAGAACTGTTGAAGACCAGCGGTGCCACCACCTTCATCGAAGTAGGCCCCGGCAAGGTCCTCAGCGGTCTGATGCGCCAAATCGATCGCGCACAGAAGATGCTGAACGTGGAAGACGGCGACAGCCTGCAGAAGACACTCGCGGCGCTGAACGGTTAA
- a CDS encoding SDR family oxidoreductase, with protein MNPSASEPIMVGKALKLGGKAGIWLAKRQARKHGMKINLALGLLGAGVAACEAWKAHQRDAAVRGKVVLITGGSRGLGLEIARQFGLGGAHLVLVARKDEELREALGTLMRGGAIPNGGTAHTITADISLKEDCERMIADATERYGRVDILINCAGIITVGSFEDQPTEAFRDAMNINFFGQLYAIQAVLPQMLARKAGQIVNIASVGGKIAVPHLLPYVASKFALVGLSEGLHAELRHKGVHVLTVCPGLMRTGSQVQVDLVGNAEKEYRWFKLGATMPGISVAARAAARTIFRATVERRAEITITPQAWLAARLVGVAPESSARFAAAASHLALPAANGNRQPIKGSEIEAQRKGQKAVRNNGDTRAPFSPAEA; from the coding sequence ATGAACCCTTCGGCGTCTGAACCGATCATGGTCGGCAAAGCGTTAAAACTCGGTGGCAAAGCGGGCATTTGGCTTGCAAAGCGACAGGCGCGTAAACATGGCATGAAGATCAACCTGGCCCTTGGGCTGCTCGGCGCGGGCGTTGCCGCCTGTGAAGCGTGGAAAGCACACCAGCGCGACGCGGCGGTGCGGGGCAAGGTCGTCCTGATCACGGGCGGTAGCCGCGGTCTGGGGCTGGAAATTGCTCGCCAATTCGGTCTCGGCGGTGCGCACCTCGTACTCGTCGCACGGAAGGATGAGGAACTTCGCGAAGCCCTAGGCACATTAATGCGCGGAGGGGCCATCCCGAACGGCGGCACAGCCCACACCATCACCGCCGACATCAGCCTGAAAGAAGATTGCGAACGGATGATCGCCGACGCCACCGAACGCTACGGCCGAGTGGACATCCTCATCAATTGCGCGGGGATCATCACCGTAGGATCGTTTGAAGACCAGCCCACCGAAGCCTTCCGTGACGCCATGAACATCAACTTCTTCGGCCAGCTTTACGCCATACAGGCAGTTCTGCCGCAGATGCTGGCCCGAAAAGCAGGACAAATCGTCAATATTGCCAGCGTCGGCGGCAAGATTGCCGTACCGCACCTGCTGCCTTACGTCGCCAGCAAGTTTGCCTTGGTGGGTCTCAGCGAGGGTCTGCACGCTGAACTGCGGCACAAGGGCGTCCACGTGCTCACGGTCTGCCCCGGCCTGATGCGTACCGGCTCGCAGGTGCAGGTGGATCTGGTTGGCAACGCGGAAAAGGAATACCGCTGGTTCAAACTCGGAGCTACGATGCCGGGTATCTCCGTTGCCGCTCGCGCCGCAGCCCGCACCATTTTCCGCGCTACGGTGGAACGCCGGGCAGAAATCACCATCACGCCGCAGGCATGGCTCGCGGCAAGGCTGGTTGGTGTGGCGCCAGAATCCTCCGCCCGCTTCGCAGCAGCGGCCAGCCACCTGGCCCTACCCGCCGCCAACGGCAATCGGCAGCCGATAAAGGGGTCTGAGATCGAAGCACAACGAAAGGGTCAAAAAGCAGTCAGAAACAACGGAGATACGCGCGCGCCGTTCTCACCGGCCGAGGCGTGA
- a CDS encoding helix-turn-helix transcriptional regulator, translating into MATKRRSKGAYMISAVSEMYAIHPQTLRLYEREGLLRPSRSEGNTRLYTDEDLERLEFILNLARDLGVNIAGIAIILQMRERMEQMNKDMQNFVSYMRDEMLSRMQQPRSNEAGLVPLRRPVLVGKPVVMKSTSTKKRG; encoded by the coding sequence ATGGCTACCAAGCGACGTTCCAAAGGCGCCTACATGATCTCCGCAGTCTCGGAGATGTATGCCATCCATCCTCAGACGTTGCGCTTGTATGAGCGCGAAGGCCTGTTACGCCCCTCGCGTTCGGAGGGAAACACCCGCCTGTACACGGACGAGGATCTGGAGCGGCTGGAGTTCATCCTGAACCTGGCGCGGGATCTGGGTGTGAACATCGCAGGCATTGCCATCATTCTGCAGATGCGTGAACGCATGGAGCAGATGAACAAAGACATGCAGAATTTCGTGAGCTACATGCGTGACGAGATGCTGAGCCGCATGCAGCAGCCACGCAGCAATGAAGCTGGGCTGGTGCCACTGCGTCGTCCCGTGCTGGTGGGTAAGCCGGTGGTGATGAAGTCTACTTCGACAAAGAAGCGGGGATGA
- a CDS encoding glycosyltransferase has product MSFVSLSQLAGTGLVSRILFWMAALGSLTALIFCGMAVVAALQFAARRKRVLQRKELFTPPLSVLKPLHGAEPGLERNIESFFQQNYPVPYEILFCARQQDDAGLQIARKVAQRYPDRPVRFIACGEPLYPNPKMFSLGVMSDAATYPHLITSDADARVSPDALLRCVQSLAPGHNVKGKQVVLGSCLYTGYVDRGSLFTWLDAVGKSVEMSAGVLIADMLSGTDFALGPLQILEKKTFLDAGGYEDLGHYWAEDFVLGHRLAEQGKGVEMSTHVIKLMVADQGVARSFRDQLRWMQSTRRSRPAGHFGTGLTFAMPFGLLGFALEAALGNWCAAWVFLGIALVNRWLQAFTMLSVLGAERIVFQTLIYPLRDLLGFVVWCCSYLPADTRYHGTQFRIMPDGRLKAEG; this is encoded by the coding sequence ATGAGCTTCGTTTCGCTGTCGCAGCTTGCTGGCACTGGTCTTGTTTCGCGCATCTTGTTCTGGATGGCTGCGCTGGGTTCGCTAACAGCGTTGATCTTCTGCGGCATGGCAGTTGTAGCTGCTCTGCAGTTTGCTGCAAGGCGCAAGCGTGTTCTGCAACGGAAAGAATTATTCACACCTCCGCTGAGCGTATTGAAGCCCCTGCACGGCGCGGAGCCGGGGTTGGAACGAAACATTGAAAGCTTCTTTCAGCAGAATTATCCCGTTCCGTACGAGATCCTTTTCTGTGCTCGTCAGCAGGATGACGCGGGTCTCCAGATTGCGCGCAAGGTAGCTCAGCGTTATCCCGACCGTCCCGTGCGCTTCATTGCGTGCGGTGAACCGCTGTATCCAAATCCGAAGATGTTTTCGTTGGGTGTGATGAGTGATGCGGCAACGTATCCGCACCTGATTACCTCGGATGCAGATGCGCGTGTGTCGCCCGACGCGTTGTTGCGTTGTGTTCAATCTCTTGCGCCCGGACACAACGTGAAAGGCAAGCAGGTGGTTCTGGGGTCGTGCTTGTACACGGGCTATGTGGATCGCGGCAGCTTGTTTACGTGGCTGGACGCCGTGGGTAAGAGCGTGGAGATGAGCGCGGGCGTGCTGATTGCAGACATGCTCAGCGGTACCGACTTTGCGTTGGGGCCGTTACAGATCCTTGAGAAGAAAACATTCCTTGACGCTGGCGGCTACGAAGACCTGGGCCACTATTGGGCGGAGGATTTTGTGCTTGGCCATCGACTCGCCGAACAGGGCAAGGGCGTGGAGATGAGTACGCATGTGATCAAGCTGATGGTGGCGGACCAGGGTGTGGCCCGCTCGTTTCGTGATCAGCTTCGATGGATGCAGAGTACGCGCAGGTCGCGTCCAGCAGGGCATTTTGGAACGGGTCTCACGTTTGCCATGCCGTTTGGATTGCTTGGGTTTGCATTGGAAGCAGCGCTCGGTAACTGGTGTGCGGCATGGGTGTTTCTCGGCATTGCGCTGGTGAACCGCTGGCTGCAGGCATTCACGATGCTTAGCGTGTTGGGTGCGGAGCGCATCGTGTTTCAGACGCTGATCTATCCGCTGCGCGATCTGCTTGGTTTTGTTGTGTGGTGCTGCAGTTATCTGCCCGCGGATACGCGTTATCACGGCACGCAGTTTCGCATCATGCCGGACGGTCGTTTGAAGGCAGAAGGCTAA
- a CDS encoding DUF4256 domain-containing protein, translated as MAPAALSKQQRTQLLSTLQERFEKNTKRHAKIAWRDVTAKLEKNTAVRSLFAMEESGGEPDVIGRDEKTGEIIFCDCSAESPEGRRNTCYDRKGYEKRLKEGLQPIGCVLDMAADMGIEPLDEEQYFALQKLGEFDLKSQSWIKAPAEFVKLGGGLFGDRRFGRVFVYHNTPPSFYRARGFRGLLRV; from the coding sequence ATGGCACCTGCAGCACTCTCCAAGCAGCAACGCACACAACTGCTCTCCACGCTGCAAGAGCGGTTTGAAAAGAACACCAAGCGCCATGCAAAAATCGCGTGGCGTGATGTGACCGCAAAACTCGAAAAGAACACTGCCGTGCGTTCCCTCTTCGCAATGGAAGAAAGCGGCGGCGAGCCTGACGTGATTGGACGCGATGAAAAAACGGGCGAGATTATCTTCTGCGACTGTTCTGCCGAAAGCCCCGAAGGCCGTCGCAACACCTGCTACGACCGCAAAGGCTACGAGAAGCGCTTGAAAGAAGGATTGCAGCCGATCGGATGCGTCCTGGACATGGCAGCCGATATGGGCATTGAACCGCTGGATGAGGAACAGTACTTCGCGCTGCAGAAGCTTGGCGAATTCGATCTGAAGTCACAAAGCTGGATCAAAGCGCCTGCGGAGTTTGTGAAACTTGGCGGAGGATTATTCGGTGACCGTCGCTTTGGCCGCGTCTTCGTGTATCACAACACGCCGCCATCGTTTTATCGTGCAAGAGGATTCCGCGGCCTGCTTCGCGTTTAG
- a CDS encoding glycosyltransferase family 39 protein, which yields MSEPLPSSLSADSQAFSGALKRRSVAVLVAIWLVLHLGCLFTPGLLDDVDSIYIEAAREMLQRHDYVTPYVDGVRFFDKPPLMYWMAAGGMKLFGPHDWAARLPLSLMVLGLFLSVYALGRKLFGERGGFYAALAMATSLGPYLFTRFYIPDIMNALWMTLGVHLFLIALDSSRNGQMRSARMATWAFGIVMGLNLLTKGLIGIVFPIGFVVIYALLTKQFKRLLTLPLFTSLLLFAVVALPWHILAALRNPAIPMPAGTGLPARAGWFWFYIINEHFMRFRGLRIPHDYGQVPIPLFWLMFFLWLMPWVAFLPAAWTQYARMWRDRPLESSKRKQAALTVLLWSGMVLGFFTLSSRQEYYSLPALPALALMAGGVVAGAEHGDPHLRRNILRAHTWFLLPLGMLIAGICGTLAAISPAARPGADISELLTSNPDQYNLALGHLHDLTTRAMGFFRAPLAIMAVSMFGVGPIAWWIRRHGNRRIANRERAANAVLAVSMCGVLLAVHGGLDRFYPIIGSKGLAMQLETVVQPQDAVMLDGELTSGSTLLFYTRHPLQLVNGRVNGPWFGSFWPDAPPIFEDENTLHKTWSGTQRVYLLTYQQSRVADLQHFGAVHLFATSGGKMILTNR from the coding sequence TTGTCTGAACCACTGCCGTCTTCACTGTCCGCGGATTCGCAAGCATTTTCCGGTGCGCTCAAGCGCCGTTCCGTTGCTGTACTGGTAGCCATCTGGCTGGTGCTGCACTTAGGCTGCCTGTTCACGCCCGGACTACTGGACGATGTGGACTCGATTTACATCGAAGCCGCGCGCGAGATGTTGCAGCGCCATGACTATGTCACGCCGTACGTCGACGGTGTCCGTTTCTTCGACAAACCGCCGCTCATGTACTGGATGGCCGCTGGTGGCATGAAACTTTTCGGACCGCATGACTGGGCCGCACGACTGCCACTGTCGTTGATGGTGTTGGGACTTTTCCTCTCCGTGTACGCGCTGGGTCGCAAGCTTTTCGGAGAACGCGGCGGCTTTTATGCAGCGCTTGCGATGGCTACAAGCCTGGGCCCCTACCTTTTCACACGCTTCTACATTCCCGACATCATGAATGCATTGTGGATGACGTTGGGCGTGCATCTGTTTCTGATTGCACTGGACAGCAGCCGAAACGGCCAGATGCGTTCCGCACGCATGGCCACGTGGGCTTTCGGCATCGTGATGGGACTGAATCTACTGACCAAGGGACTCATCGGCATCGTCTTCCCCATCGGCTTTGTTGTGATCTACGCGTTACTGACAAAGCAGTTCAAACGACTTCTGACACTGCCACTGTTCACTTCGTTGCTGCTCTTTGCAGTAGTCGCGTTGCCGTGGCACATCCTTGCAGCGTTACGGAATCCCGCCATCCCAATGCCAGCAGGCACAGGGCTCCCCGCGCGCGCTGGATGGTTCTGGTTCTACATCATCAACGAACACTTCATGCGCTTCCGCGGACTGCGCATCCCGCATGACTACGGCCAGGTTCCAATCCCACTCTTCTGGCTGATGTTCTTCCTGTGGCTGATGCCCTGGGTAGCTTTCCTGCCCGCTGCGTGGACACAGTACGCGCGCATGTGGCGCGATCGCCCGCTGGAAAGCTCCAAGCGCAAGCAGGCCGCGTTGACGGTGCTGTTGTGGAGCGGCATGGTGCTTGGCTTCTTCACGCTCAGCTCGCGACAGGAGTATTACTCGTTGCCAGCACTGCCGGCACTCGCGTTGATGGCTGGCGGTGTTGTTGCCGGAGCTGAGCACGGCGATCCACATCTGCGACGCAACATTCTGCGTGCACACACATGGTTCCTGTTGCCGTTGGGCATGCTCATCGCAGGCATCTGCGGCACGCTTGCGGCAATCTCACCCGCGGCACGCCCGGGCGCGGACATCAGCGAACTGCTCACCAGCAACCCGGATCAGTACAACCTGGCACTCGGTCATCTGCATGACCTGACGACACGCGCCATGGGCTTCTTCCGCGCGCCGCTGGCCATCATGGCGGTGTCCATGTTCGGCGTCGGTCCCATCGCATGGTGGATACGGCGGCATGGCAATCGTCGCATTGCCAATCGCGAACGCGCTGCCAACGCGGTACTCGCGGTCAGCATGTGCGGTGTGTTGCTTGCGGTACACGGTGGTCTCGACCGCTTCTATCCCATCATTGGATCCAAGGGTCTCGCCATGCAACTTGAGACGGTGGTGCAGCCGCAGGACGCAGTGATGCTTGACGGTGAACTCACCAGCGGTTCCACGTTGCTTTTCTACACGCGGCATCCGTTGCAACTTGTAAATGGCCGCGTCAACGGGCCGTGGTTCGGTTCGTTCTGGCCCGACGCTCCGCCCATCTTTGAGGACGAGAACACCCTGCACAAAACCTGGAGCGGAACACAGCGCGTGTACTTGCTGACCTATCAACAATCACGCGTCGCAGACTTGCAACACTTTGGCGCAGTCCATCTTTTCGCCACATCCGGCGGCAAGATGATCCTCACGAATCGTTAA